A window from Salarias fasciatus chromosome 11, fSalaFa1.1, whole genome shotgun sequence encodes these proteins:
- the LOC115396576 gene encoding kinesin-like protein KIFC3 produces the protein MYAFYSLLVYIFYTVFKKEEEEALEGACGASSDAQEPGHVSMETRSRRRDGHTPKMGRKACARLSDSSSSSESDEVSENDEEEPPDIPACTPLAAFLSFKQEAEKRRASQVQLETTAKLAESPLVAVMSHLLSFLEQYSHFQQLQQQADQYRVQLKRHRVQHRRQMKALRASYRQRLRDKNSIISSLEEAISQQQTPSPLSEGEYGSDAETHAGVHRLVESLYGLQGERSKLRGELRLLHSQLEQKEKDRHSRIEAFQQQIDELKSCIEEREEELSRLRTATGATDSEKRVLCLSAENESLKQSLSMTQGLLQQLSTIPSQSSTMLIKENENLRSRVQQLETSLQQRAEQLSHLERQSEHSEWRRGEELRKREDRVRELQLELDKERAKEPVVKYVTQTVEVESPLTVKQLNKAKQRNELLSQKLSGQNERCKQLEEHIRKSDEYSCNLQHKIAAYEREISKLREELLKEIGHLEERKEEAVKAAASCSAEHFQNLQEQFFSLQKRLTALPPTLRCMKTDYASLRSQVRNFSDFYGAAINDAKKQISAAISEMSEANKDLLEKYRKEVALRRKYHEQLVELKGNIRVLCRVKPVLKEDQHEEGQSVVVTTDPHNESSLSVLSKGKGRVFEMDKVFQPQATQEEVFQEIEPLVTSCIDGYHVCIFAYGQTGSGKTYTMEGSLENPGINQRALKYLFGEIEERKDMWSYTVSVSSVEIYNEVLRDLLSKDGEKLDIKINPDGTGQLHVPGLRVIEVKSFQHMKKILATARRNRITFGTQMNQHSSRSHALLCVTVEGTDLASGSKTTGKLNLVDLAGSERVWKSGAEGERLKEAQNINRSLLALGDVIQALRARQTHIPFRNSRLTYLLQDSLGKGSKTVMVVQISALESNVGETLCSLKFAQRVCKVELGPAARKIESGGQCD, from the exons gcagcagcagtgaaagtgaCGAAGTGAGTGAGAACGATGAGGAAGAACCTCCCGACATCCCGGCATGCACTCCTCTGGCAGCCTTCCTGTCCTTCAAGCAGGAGGCTGAAAAGAGGAGAGCCTCTCAGGTCCAGCTGGAAACAACAGCAAAG CTGGCAGAGTCTCCCCTGGTGGCGGTGATGTCCCACCTGCTGAGTTTCTTGGAGCAGTACTCCCACTTCCAACAACTCCAGCAGCAAGCTGACCAGTACCGGGTGCAGCTGAAGAGGCACCGCGTCCAGCACCGCCGCCAGATGAAGGCCCTGCGCGCCTCCTACCGCCAGCGCCTGCGGGACAAGAACAGCATcatcagcagcctggaggaggccATCAGTCAGCAGCAGACCCCCAGCCCTCTGAGCGAAG GTGAGTATGGCAGTGACGCAGAGACCCACGCTGGAGTTCACAGGCTGGTGGAGTCTTTGTATGGCCTGCAGGGTGAGAGGAGCAAACTGAGAGGAGAACTCCGTCTGCTGCACTCGCAGctggagcagaaagaaaaagacagacacTCACGTATTGAAGCCTTCCAGCAGCAG ATCGATGAACTGAAAAGCTGCATCGAGGAGCGCGAGGAGGAGCTGTCCAGGCTGAGAACGGCCACC GGGGCCACAGACTCGGAGAAGCGTGTGCTGTGTCTGTCAGCAGAGAACGAGAGTCTGAAACAGAGTCTGAGCATGACGCAaggcctcctgcagcagctgtcaaCCATCCCCTCCCAGTCCAGCACCATGCTCATCAAG GAGAACGAGAACCTCCgcagcagggtgcagcagctggagacgtCCCTGCAGCAGCGCGCTGAGCAGCTGTCACACCTGGAGCGGCAGAGCGAGCACAGCGAGTggcggcgaggagaggagctgaggaagcgagaggacagagtgagggagctgcagctggagctggacaAAGAGCGAGCGAAGGAGCCGGTGGTGAAG TATGTCACACAGACTGTGGAGGTGGAATCGCCGCTGACAGTAAAGCAGCTCAACAAAGCCAAACAGAGAAACGAGCTGCTGTCCCAGAAGCTGTCCGGTCAGAATGAGCGCtgcaaacagctggaggaacacATCAGAAAGTCCGACGAGTACAGCTGTAATCTGCAACACAAG ATCGCGGCATATGAGCGAGAGATCAGCaagctgagagaggagctgctgaaggagatcggccacctggaggagaggaaggaagaggcCGTGAAGGCGGCTGCCAGCTGTTCCGCAGAGCACTTCcagaacctgcaggaacagtTCTTCA GCCTGCAGAAACGCCTCACTGCACTGCCGCCAACTTTACGCTGCATGAAGACAGACTACGCCAGTCTCAGGAGTCAGGTCCGAAACTTCTCCGATTTCTATGGAGCGGCGATCAACGATGCCAAAAAGCAG ATTTCAGCGGCTATCAGTGAGATGTCTGAAGCCAACAAAGACCTTCTGGAGAAGTACAGGAAGGAGGTGGCGCTGCGCAGGAAGTACCAcgagcagctggtggagcttAAAG GAAACATACGCGTGCTGTGTCGAGTGAAGCCCGTGCTGAAGGAAGACCAGCACGAGGAGGGTCAGTCCGTGGTGGTGACCACAGACCCCCACAACGAGTCCTCGCTCTCAGTGCTCAGCAAGGGGAAGGGGCGCGTCTTCGAGATGGACAAAGTGTTCCAGCCTCAGGCCACCCAGGAGGAG gtcTTTCAGGAGATCGAACCTCTCGTCACGTCCTGCATCGACGGCTACCACGTCTGCATATTTGCTTACGGGCAGACCGGTTCCGGAAAAACATACACCATGGAG GGTAGTCTGGAAAACCCCGGAATCAACCAGCGAGCCCTGAAATATCTCTTTGGTGAGATTGAGGAGAGGAAGGACATGTGGTCCTACACCGTCTCAGTCAGCTCTGTGGAGATCTACAACGAGGTGTTAAG agaCCTGTTGAGTAAGGACGGAGAGAAACTGGACATAAAAATCAATCCAGACGGGACGGGGCAGCTGCATGTGCCGGGTCTCAGGGTCATCGAGGTCAAGAGCTTTCAGCACATGAAGAAG ATTTTAGCCACAGCCCGAAGAAACAGGATCACTTTCGGCACTCAGATGAACCAGCACAGCTCCCGCTCCCAcgctctgctgtgtgtcaccGTTGAGGGCACCGACCTCGCCTCGGGGTCCAAAACCACCG GCAAGCTGAACCTGGTGGACCTGGCCGGCTCGGAGAGGGTGTGGAAGTCAGGCGCCGAGGGAGAAAGACTTAAAGAGGCCCAGAATATCAACCGCTCCTTGCTGGCGCTCGGAGACGTCATTCAGGCGCTTCGGGCTCGACAGACTCACATCCCCTTCAGGAACTCCCGCCTTACGTACTTACTGCAAGACTCCCTGGGGAAAGGCAGCAAGACTGTCATGGTGGTGCAG ATCTCTGCTCTGGAGAGTAACGTGGGAGAGACGCTGTGCTCCCTGAAGTTCGCTCAGAGGGTCTGCAAAGTGGAGCTGGGTCCCGCAGCCCGGAAGATCGAATCCGGAGGACAGTGTGACTGA
- the ccdc12 gene encoding coiled-coil domain-containing protein 12: MEKSVVSLQEQALKRKERLKALRDKQLHGREQSDGEPENKRAAVEEATEQKHRELKLRNYTPEDEELKERQVPKAKPASVEDKVKDQLEAANPEPIIEEVDLANLAPRKPDWDLKRDVAKKLEKLERRTQRAIAELIRDRLRGSEEELAAAVGAVGAEEGDSD, translated from the exons ATGGAGAAAAGTGTTGTTTCCCTCCAAGAACAGGCCCTCAAAAGGAAAGAGAGGCTTAAAGCCCTGCGAGACAAACAGCTGCAC GGGCGAGAACAGAGTGACGGGGAGCCAGAAAACAAAAGAGCCGCGGTGGAGGAGGCgactgaacagaaacacag agagctgaagctgaggaACTACACCCCAGAGGACGAGGAGCTGAAAGAGAGACAGGTGCCCAAAGCCAAGCCTGCATCAG TGGAAGATAAAGTAAAGGACCAGTTAGAGGCAGCCAATCCGGAGCCCATCATCGAAGAAGTG GATTTGGCTAACCTTGCCCCAAGAAAACCAGACTG GGATTTGAAGCGTGATGTGGcgaagaagctggagaagttgGAGAGGAGAACACAGAGGGCCATCGCCGAGCTTATTC GCGATCGTCTGCGAggcagcgaggaggagctggCGGCAGCGGTGGGAGCAGTAGGAGCCGAGGAGGGAGACTCCGACTGA